A genome region from Streptomyces antimycoticus includes the following:
- a CDS encoding helix-turn-helix transcriptional regulator, which produces MTDRRLWSYKEIAAHIGVQTDTVRSYRKHGLLPPPDLVEGGKPYWYADTIRSWVARRPGNRRARRDAKD; this is translated from the coding sequence ATGACCGACCGGAGGCTGTGGTCCTACAAGGAGATCGCCGCGCATATCGGTGTGCAGACCGACACCGTGCGGTCCTACCGCAAGCACGGCCTGCTGCCGCCCCCCGATCTGGTGGAGGGCGGCAAGCCGTACTGGTACGCGGATACGATCCGCTCCTGGGTGGCCCGCAGACCCGGCAACCGCCGCGCCCGGCGGGACGCCAAGGATTAG
- a CDS encoding MMPL family transporter — protein MTDVNRPPGDRIGGWTRLVTARPRLSLLIALLFTALAVVAGSGVADRLGSGGWEDPAAESSYATKALEKRFPASQPNLILLVDSGGRTVDDPAVAAEARALAKKLSDEQAVTGVTSYWATGAPSLRARDRGEAIIAARIVGDESAAGKTLERIAPHYRGAHGPVEVSVGGMVAVRHELQSTIQEDLLRAEMIALPITLVLLVMVFGSAVAALLPLGVGIIAILGTDAVLRGLTEFTDVSVFAQNLTTALGLGLAIDYALFIVRRFREELAQGAEKLPAVATTLRTAGRTVLFSALTVAASLAAMLVFPQYFLRSFAYAGIAVVLIAATAALVVLPAALILLGDRVNALDLTRLLRRGRPARKGEPGAGWARLARLVMRRAPLFALATVAGLVALGLPFLRVEFGTADDRQLPSSAESHVVQQHIREGFPGGPGGAVEVLAEGDTGTKALADYSAKVSALPQVLRVDGPAGRFADGRRVAEPGPAEAARLAGGSADITVLPKGEAVDAASQDLVRTIRAQEAPFTTSVTGTAAVLVDTKDSIGDRLPWAAGIIVAVTLLLVFLLTGSVLIPLQAVLLNALSLTAMFGAVVWVFQDGHLSGPLSFTTSGDIETTLPVLMFCVAFGLSMDYGVFLLSRIKEEYDRTGDHQAAVEFGLRRTGGLITAAALILAVVMVGIGTSRVTNTKMLGLGIALAVLMDAMVVRGLLVPAVMKLTGRATWWAPGPLRRLHTRFGLSEGESAPAGSRTDAGTGTDAASGSEADGQCEEDGLSGDGERARDRVSTGRR, from the coding sequence ATGACCGATGTCAACCGCCCACCCGGGGACCGGATCGGAGGGTGGACGCGCCTGGTCACCGCGCGGCCGCGGCTGTCCCTTCTGATCGCTCTGCTCTTCACGGCGCTGGCCGTCGTGGCCGGGAGCGGGGTCGCCGACCGGCTGGGAAGCGGCGGCTGGGAGGACCCGGCGGCCGAGTCCTCGTATGCCACCAAGGCACTGGAGAAGCGCTTCCCCGCCTCCCAGCCCAATCTGATCCTGCTTGTCGACAGCGGTGGCAGGACCGTGGACGACCCGGCCGTCGCCGCCGAGGCCCGGGCCCTCGCCAAGAAGCTCTCGGATGAGCAGGCGGTCACCGGCGTTACCTCGTACTGGGCCACCGGCGCGCCCTCGCTGCGGGCCCGTGACCGGGGCGAGGCGATCATCGCCGCGCGGATCGTGGGCGACGAGTCCGCCGCCGGCAAGACGCTGGAGCGCATAGCGCCCCATTACCGGGGCGCCCATGGCCCGGTCGAGGTATCGGTCGGCGGGATGGTCGCGGTCCGCCATGAGCTGCAGTCCACCATCCAGGAGGATCTGCTGCGGGCCGAGATGATCGCCCTGCCCATCACCCTGGTGCTGCTCGTCATGGTCTTCGGCAGCGCCGTGGCCGCCCTGCTTCCGCTCGGCGTCGGCATCATCGCCATCCTCGGCACCGACGCGGTGCTGCGCGGGCTCACCGAGTTCACCGATGTCTCGGTCTTCGCGCAGAACCTGACCACCGCGCTCGGCCTCGGACTCGCCATCGACTATGCCCTGTTCATCGTGCGCCGCTTCCGGGAGGAGCTGGCCCAGGGCGCGGAGAAGCTGCCCGCCGTCGCGACCACGCTGCGCACCGCCGGGCGCACCGTGCTCTTCTCGGCGCTGACCGTCGCCGCCTCGCTCGCCGCCATGCTCGTCTTCCCGCAGTACTTCCTGCGCTCCTTCGCCTATGCGGGGATCGCGGTGGTGCTGATCGCCGCCACCGCCGCCCTGGTGGTCCTGCCCGCGGCGCTCATCCTGCTGGGGGACCGGGTCAACGCCCTGGACCTCACCCGGCTGCTGCGCCGCGGCCGCCCGGCCCGCAAGGGTGAGCCCGGGGCGGGCTGGGCGCGGCTCGCCCGGCTGGTGATGCGGCGCGCCCCGCTGTTCGCGCTGGCCACCGTCGCGGGTCTGGTCGCGCTGGGACTGCCGTTCCTGAGGGTGGAGTTCGGCACCGCGGACGACCGCCAGCTCCCGTCGAGCGCCGAGTCCCATGTGGTGCAGCAGCACATCCGGGAGGGGTTCCCCGGCGGTCCCGGGGGCGCGGTGGAGGTCCTCGCCGAGGGCGACACCGGCACCAAGGCCCTCGCCGACTACAGCGCCAAGGTCTCCGCCCTCCCCCAGGTGCTGCGGGTGGACGGCCCGGCGGGCCGGTTCGCGGACGGGCGGCGGGTGGCCGAGCCGGGGCCGGCGGAGGCCGCTCGTCTCGCCGGTGGCTCGGCCGACATCACCGTGTTGCCCAAGGGCGAGGCCGTGGACGCCGCCAGCCAGGACCTGGTGCGCACGATCCGCGCCCAGGAGGCGCCATTCACCACCTCGGTCACCGGCACCGCCGCCGTCCTGGTGGACACCAAGGACTCCATAGGCGACCGGCTGCCCTGGGCCGCCGGCATCATCGTCGCCGTCACCCTGCTGCTGGTCTTCCTGCTCACCGGCAGTGTGCTGATACCGCTTCAGGCGGTGCTGCTCAACGCACTCAGTCTGACCGCGATGTTCGGCGCGGTGGTGTGGGTCTTCCAGGACGGGCATCTATCCGGTCCGCTCTCCTTCACCACCTCCGGCGATATCGAGACCACCCTGCCCGTCCTGATGTTCTGCGTCGCCTTCGGTCTCTCCATGGACTACGGGGTCTTTCTGCTCTCCCGGATCAAGGAGGAGTACGACCGCACCGGGGACCATCAGGCGGCGGTCGAGTTCGGACTGCGGCGCACCGGCGGCCTGATCACGGCGGCGGCACTGATCCTCGCCGTGGTGATGGTGGGCATCGGCACCTCGCGGGTCACCAACACCAAGATGCTGGGGCTGGGCATCGCCCTGGCCGTGCTGATGGACGCGATGGTGGTGCGCGGTCTGCTGGTGCCGGCGGTGATGAAGCTGACCGGCCGGGCCACCTGGTGGGCCCCTGGCCCGCTGCGCCGGCTGCACACCCGGTTCGGGCTGAGCGAGGGGGAGTCCGCCCCCGCCGGAAGCCGCACGGACGCCGGGACCGGCACAGATGCCGCCAGTGGCAGCGAGGCGGACGGCCAGTGTGAGGAGGACGGGCTGTCCGGGGACGGGGAGAGGGCGCGGGACCGGGTGAGCACGGGCCGCCGCTAA
- a CDS encoding TetR/AcrR family transcriptional regulator: MSESKADLRDETPKPRRRQARGERRIQQLLDAAAHVFCRTGYTSASTNAIAREAGVSPGTLYQFFPNKEAIAVELGERLNRRMMETHGIVFAPENVGLPLGELLDTVLDPMIEFNCANPVFLALIQSSDAPGRLLEEHAELHDSIQDRISELIGVRNPGLSPERRTHTTTMAFALFKVGLALILGHEGAEREAYVAELKAALYGYLAPVLGTEGVRARP; the protein is encoded by the coding sequence GTGAGCGAGAGCAAGGCGGACCTGCGCGACGAAACACCGAAGCCGCGCCGCAGACAGGCGCGCGGTGAGCGCCGGATCCAGCAGCTGCTCGACGCCGCCGCCCATGTCTTCTGCCGTACCGGCTACACCTCGGCGAGCACCAACGCCATCGCCCGCGAGGCCGGGGTCTCCCCCGGCACGCTGTACCAGTTCTTCCCGAACAAGGAGGCCATCGCCGTCGAGCTCGGCGAGCGCCTCAACCGCCGGATGATGGAGACCCACGGGATCGTCTTCGCACCCGAGAACGTCGGACTGCCCCTCGGCGAGCTGCTCGACACGGTCCTCGACCCGATGATCGAGTTCAATTGCGCGAATCCGGTCTTCCTGGCCCTGATCCAGTCCTCCGACGCACCGGGCCGGCTCCTCGAAGAACACGCCGAACTGCACGACTCGATCCAGGACCGCATCAGCGAGCTGATCGGCGTCCGCAACCCCGGCCTCTCCCCCGAGCGCCGCACCCACACCACCACCATGGCGTTCGCCCTGTTCAAGGTCGGACTGGCGCTGATCCTCGGCCATGAGGGCGCTGAACGGGAGGCGTACGTCGCGGAGCTGAAGGCCGCTCTGTACGGCTATCTCGCCCCGGTGCTCGGCACCGAGGGAGTCCGCGCCCGCCCCTGA
- a CDS encoding heavy-metal-associated domain-containing protein encodes MSSEAVTTVYQVTGMTCGHCEGAVAEEIGTLDGVTSVKAVASTGQVTVISAAPLDDETVRAAVDEAGYELTGRAA; translated from the coding sequence ATGAGCTCCGAGGCTGTCACCACCGTCTACCAGGTGACCGGTATGACCTGCGGCCACTGCGAAGGCGCCGTCGCCGAGGAGATCGGCACCCTCGACGGCGTCACCTCCGTCAAGGCCGTGGCGTCCACCGGGCAGGTCACCGTGATCTCGGCCGCTCCGCTGGACGACGAGACCGTCCGCGCCGCCGTGGACGAGGCGGGCTACGAGCTCACCGGCCGGGCGGCCTGA